One window of the Anaeromyxobacter dehalogenans 2CP-C genome contains the following:
- a CDS encoding DUF1570 domain-containing protein — MRQPPRPATAWAPVLAIGVAALSGCAGVGQFRCPEQGGPDWHELRTEHVVLQTDLPSWKAKELAGELERTFVVVRTGLFRNPPPAPGLLRVVAFASESEFERFAPMGAGAYYHRPPFFAPVVVMPGTLGDAQRTVIAHELTHHLTAQLFARQPPWFREGLASFMESMGTEGSPSLGGAPEHWSWVASAYHGRSIRAADVLTASAFGDGSGMAVAYAESWALVHFLVNREPERFGALQVRFARGQDPAAAWREVFPEWDPTAADGARALDEALDRYLNHHGTYASRPVRLPPAPRVTDRPMTAAEAHAARLSLLWFEPRVRYDAPWLRAEVEHALTHDPGHVDALALHAAAAGPEEALRLMERATAAHPEDARAWLVLAALLPPGQEERRLEALQRAVAADDASAAALRVSAQFLLGAGRSGEALPLARRAVAMEPWNIGALVTLSSVLEDLGQCPEALALQRRAVDVFPDGGDAAAWASLVQRRTRLESACGQSPRAPAPATAPAAAP; from the coding sequence ATGCGCCAACCGCCCCGGCCCGCCACCGCGTGGGCCCCGGTCCTCGCGATCGGGGTCGCCGCCCTCTCCGGCTGCGCGGGGGTCGGGCAGTTCCGCTGCCCGGAGCAGGGCGGACCGGACTGGCACGAGCTCCGGACCGAGCACGTCGTGCTCCAGACCGACCTCCCGTCGTGGAAGGCGAAGGAGCTCGCGGGCGAGCTCGAGCGTACGTTCGTCGTCGTGCGCACCGGCCTGTTCCGCAACCCGCCGCCCGCGCCCGGCCTGCTGCGCGTGGTGGCCTTCGCGTCCGAGAGCGAGTTCGAGCGCTTCGCGCCGATGGGCGCTGGGGCGTACTACCACCGGCCCCCGTTCTTCGCCCCGGTCGTGGTCATGCCGGGCACGCTCGGCGACGCGCAGCGAACGGTCATCGCGCACGAGCTCACCCACCACCTCACGGCGCAGCTCTTCGCGCGCCAGCCGCCCTGGTTCCGGGAGGGCCTCGCCAGCTTCATGGAGTCGATGGGCACCGAGGGCTCGCCAAGCCTGGGCGGCGCGCCGGAGCACTGGTCCTGGGTGGCCAGCGCCTACCACGGGCGAAGCATCCGGGCGGCCGACGTCCTCACCGCGAGCGCGTTCGGCGATGGCAGCGGCATGGCGGTGGCGTACGCGGAGTCGTGGGCCCTGGTGCACTTCCTCGTGAACCGGGAGCCGGAGCGGTTCGGCGCGCTGCAGGTGCGCTTCGCGCGCGGGCAGGATCCCGCGGCCGCCTGGCGGGAGGTCTTCCCGGAGTGGGATCCCACCGCCGCAGACGGTGCGCGGGCGCTGGACGAGGCGCTGGACCGGTACCTGAACCACCACGGCACGTACGCCTCCCGCCCCGTCCGGCTGCCCCCGGCGCCCCGGGTGACGGACCGGCCGATGACGGCCGCCGAGGCGCACGCGGCGCGCCTGTCCCTGCTCTGGTTCGAGCCGCGGGTCCGGTACGACGCGCCCTGGCTCCGCGCGGAGGTGGAGCACGCGCTCACGCACGACCCGGGCCACGTGGATGCCCTGGCGCTGCACGCGGCCGCAGCGGGGCCGGAGGAGGCCCTCCGGCTCATGGAGCGCGCGACCGCGGCGCATCCGGAGGACGCGCGCGCGTGGCTGGTGCTCGCGGCGCTGCTCCCCCCGGGCCAGGAGGAGCGGCGGCTCGAGGCGCTGCAGCGGGCGGTGGCGGCCGACGACGCGAGCGCCGCTGCGCTGCGCGTGTCCGCCCAGTTCCTGCTCGGCGCGGGCCGCTCCGGGGAGGCGCTGCCGCTCGCGCGCCGCGCGGTGGCGATGGAACCGTGGAACATCGGGGCCCTCGTCACGCTCTCCAGCGTGCTCGAGGACCTGGGCCAGTGTCCCGAGGCGCTCGCGCTCCAGCGGCGCGCCGTGGACGTGTTCCCGGACGGCGGCGACGCCGCCGCGTGGGCCTCGCTCGTCCAGAGGAGGACGCGCCTCGAGAGCGCCTGCGGGCAATCCCCGCGCGCGCCTGCCCCGGCGACTGCGCCCGCCGCGGCGCCTTGA
- a CDS encoding DUF1570 domain-containing protein: protein MRPLLCRTAALAAILALGATARADDFRCPDRGGPAWRELRTANILLQTDLSSGKAQDLARELDRIYDVVRIALFRRPPPTVAPMRVVAFQSEEEFHLFAPKDATAYHMSGTRLGAVMLTPGLLADSQRIVAVHEITHHVTTPLFARQPRWFAEGLACYMESMAMTGVDNTPTVGGLPRHRYHTVFPYHGGAAKVLRSNDLLGDDATRSYAIAWALVHFLVNRQPQQFAELQGRFLRGQDPEVAWREVFPQWDPATEQGGKALDKEIGGYLRAGKYSYRGVRLPEAAPIRERPMSAAEAHTIRLSLPWVDRGEKAGPARLKAEIEEALAHDPGHVAALERMAEGQADGALALAERATAAHPEDARAWLFLARTTRDGERRIGALRKAVETDGASAEAANDLAWTLLQAGRSGEALPLARRAVATEPWNGGIIDTLAAVLEDLGQCPEALALQRRAVDVLPEGVSPAARAALVERRSRLEAACGRPQPATAPAPAPAAAP, encoded by the coding sequence ATGCGTCCCCTCCTCTGCAGGACCGCCGCCCTCGCTGCCATCCTCGCCCTCGGCGCCACCGCCCGCGCGGACGACTTCCGCTGCCCGGATCGTGGCGGCCCGGCGTGGCGCGAGCTCCGCACCGCGAACATCCTGCTCCAGACCGACCTCTCCTCGGGCAAGGCCCAGGACCTCGCGCGCGAGCTGGACCGCATCTACGACGTGGTCCGGATCGCGCTGTTCCGCCGACCGCCGCCGACCGTCGCGCCCATGCGCGTGGTGGCCTTCCAGTCGGAGGAGGAGTTCCATCTGTTCGCCCCGAAGGACGCCACCGCGTACCACATGAGCGGCACGCGGCTCGGCGCGGTCATGCTGACGCCCGGCCTGCTCGCCGACTCGCAGCGGATCGTGGCGGTGCACGAGATCACCCACCACGTGACCACGCCGCTCTTCGCCCGGCAGCCCCGCTGGTTCGCCGAGGGGCTCGCCTGCTACATGGAGTCGATGGCCATGACCGGGGTGGACAACACCCCCACGGTCGGCGGCCTCCCCCGGCACCGCTACCACACGGTCTTCCCGTACCACGGCGGCGCGGCGAAGGTGCTCCGCTCGAACGACCTGCTCGGCGACGACGCCACGCGCTCGTACGCGATCGCCTGGGCGCTGGTCCACTTCCTCGTGAACCGCCAGCCACAGCAGTTCGCCGAGCTGCAGGGCCGCTTCCTCCGCGGACAGGATCCGGAGGTCGCCTGGCGCGAGGTGTTCCCGCAGTGGGACCCGGCGACCGAACAGGGCGGAAAGGCGCTCGACAAGGAGATCGGCGGGTACCTGCGCGCCGGGAAGTACAGCTACCGCGGCGTGCGCCTTCCCGAGGCGGCGCCGATCCGCGAGCGCCCCATGAGCGCCGCGGAGGCACACACGATCCGGCTCTCGCTGCCCTGGGTCGATCGCGGTGAGAAGGCGGGCCCAGCGCGCCTGAAGGCGGAGATCGAGGAGGCGCTCGCCCACGACCCCGGGCACGTGGCGGCGCTCGAGCGGATGGCCGAGGGTCAGGCGGATGGAGCGCTCGCGCTCGCCGAGCGCGCCACGGCCGCCCACCCCGAGGACGCGCGCGCCTGGTTGTTCCTCGCACGGACCACCCGAGACGGCGAGCGGCGCATCGGCGCGCTCCGCAAGGCCGTGGAGACGGATGGGGCGAGCGCCGAGGCGGCGAACGATCTCGCCTGGACGCTGCTCCAGGCCGGCCGCTCCGGTGAGGCGTTGCCGCTCGCGCGCCGGGCGGTGGCGACAGAGCCGTGGAACGGAGGGATCATCGACACGCTCGCCGCGGTGCTCGAGGACTTGGGCCAGTGCCCCGAGGCGCTCGCGCTGCAGCGCCGCGCCGTGGACGTGCTGCCGGAAGGCGTCAGCCCCGCCGCGCGGGCCGCGCTCGTCGAGCGGAGGTCGCGCCTGGAGGCCGCCTGCGGCCGGCCGCAGCCCGCGACGGCGCCGGCGCCGGCTCCCGCCGCGGCGCCCTGA